The following are encoded in a window of Candidatus Dadabacteria bacterium genomic DNA:
- a CDS encoding glycosyltransferase family 4 protein, producing MKKYEGLRVLYVGSHPLFTEGASAVHMLKMCQAMANLGIEVECVLPGRVNKEKLFSYYGIRTPFRVTSIALSGGLARRPLHGFLSSLYACGKKENFDLVLTRDLVFAWFATKVFGVPTVYDAHHPPVNWAAERIIASFSRSKSLLGMSFNSRGLHDIYFCLGMTGQNPIVAPNGFEREAFEGEHDISSLRERLGLPLKRKIVCYCGNTYRGRGLEILARAAAQMPEVEFLIVGGRKRDNALWREMARQEGSANLRIEGFVRQREVPSYLLASDVLVMPYSSKVTIRDGTEAGKFTSPLKLFEYMAAGKPIVATGVPSVLEILRPGENSVVTPPDDAEAIIRALDLVLADSELCARISEDARAGAAEYTWEKRVERIIGMAGVMSSCRRSIDAREPNGATSQL from the coding sequence ATGAAAAAATATGAAGGACTGAGGGTGCTTTACGTTGGAAGCCACCCGCTTTTTACAGAAGGGGCAAGTGCCGTTCACATGCTCAAGATGTGCCAGGCGATGGCCAACCTTGGAATCGAGGTTGAGTGCGTTCTGCCGGGGCGGGTTAACAAGGAGAAGCTTTTTTCATATTACGGCATCAGGACTCCTTTTCGCGTAACCTCGATTGCGCTTTCGGGCGGGCTTGCCAGGCGGCCGCTTCACGGTTTTTTAAGCTCTCTTTACGCTTGCGGAAAAAAAGAAAATTTTGATCTCGTGCTCACAAGGGATCTTGTCTTCGCCTGGTTCGCGACCAAGGTTTTCGGGGTTCCGACGGTCTACGACGCTCATCACCCTCCTGTTAACTGGGCGGCAGAAAGAATAATAGCTTCTTTTTCCCGCTCGAAGAGCCTGCTCGGGATGTCCTTTAACTCACGCGGACTGCACGACATATACTTCTGCCTCGGGATGACGGGGCAAAATCCCATAGTGGCGCCAAACGGCTTCGAACGGGAGGCGTTCGAGGGAGAACATGACATTTCCTCGCTTCGGGAGCGCCTCGGTCTTCCGCTCAAGAGAAAAATAGTATGCTACTGCGGGAACACTTACAGGGGAAGGGGGCTTGAGATCCTGGCGCGCGCCGCGGCGCAGATGCCCGAGGTCGAGTTTCTCATTGTCGGAGGCAGGAAGAGGGACAATGCGCTCTGGCGCGAGATGGCGAGGCAGGAGGGATCGGCAAATCTCAGAATAGAGGGATTTGTGCGACAACGGGAAGTGCCCTCTTACCTTCTTGCCTCTGATGTCCTAGTCATGCCCTATTCGTCCAAGGTAACTATAAGGGACGGGACGGAGGCCGGGAAGTTCACTTCTCCGCTTAAGCTTTTCGAGTATATGGCCGCCGGGAAACCCATTGTCGCGACCGGGGTTCCGTCGGTTCTTGAGATACTGAGGCCGGGAGAGAACTCGGTTGTAACTCCTCCTGATGACGCAGAGGCGATTATTCGGGCGCTTGATCTCGTGCTTGCTGATTCGGAACTTTGCGCTCGGATTTCGGAAGATGCCCGGGCGGGGGCGGCGGAGTACACCTGGGAGAAGAGGGTGGAGAGGATAATTGGGATGGCTGGTGTTATGTCTTCGTGCCGTAGGTCCATAGATGCAAGAGAGCCAAACGGAGCAACGTCGCAGTTGTAG